A region from the Catellatospora sp. TT07R-123 genome encodes:
- the rbfA gene encoding 30S ribosome-binding factor RbfA, producing the protein MGDPAKVRKHAERVRELVASAVRTQIKDPRLGMITITDARITNDLREATVFYTVLGDAESQAGTAAALESAKGMLRGVVGRALGLRHSPSLAFVSDDVQEHVKHIDDLLAEAKQRDAQVQELAAGAEYAGEAQPYRVDSDDEDEDADGDEEEPALRAAAQR; encoded by the coding sequence ATGGGTGATCCGGCCAAGGTGCGTAAGCACGCCGAACGAGTGCGGGAGTTGGTGGCCTCCGCGGTACGCACCCAGATCAAGGACCCCAGGCTCGGCATGATCACGATCACCGACGCCCGGATCACCAACGATCTGCGTGAGGCGACCGTCTTCTACACCGTGCTCGGTGACGCCGAGTCCCAGGCGGGCACGGCGGCCGCGCTGGAGAGCGCCAAGGGCATGCTGCGGGGCGTCGTCGGCCGGGCCCTCGGCCTGCGCCACTCGCCGTCGCTGGCGTTCGTCTCCGACGACGTCCAGGAGCACGTCAAGCACATCGACGACCTGCTGGCCGAGGCCAAGCAGCGCGACGCCCAGGTGCAGGAGCTGGCCGCCGGGGCGGAGTACGCGGGCGAGGCCCAGCCGTACCGGGTGGACTCCGACGACGAGGACGAGGACGCCGACGGCGACGAGGAGGAGCCTGCGCTGCGCGCGGCGGCTCAGCGGTGA
- a CDS encoding DUF503 domain-containing protein: MHTGTSVFDLLLPGDSRSLKEKRSYVRPIIAALKKFEVAVAEVGALDLHGRAEIGVAVVAADPAHVTEILDRCERLVANRPEAELLSVKRRWYGDDD; the protein is encoded by the coding sequence GTGCATACCGGAACGTCAGTCTTCGACCTGCTGCTGCCGGGTGACTCCCGGTCGCTGAAGGAGAAGCGCTCGTACGTGCGTCCGATCATCGCGGCGCTGAAGAAGTTCGAGGTCGCGGTCGCCGAGGTCGGCGCGCTCGACCTCCACGGCCGCGCCGAGATCGGGGTGGCCGTCGTGGCCGCGGACCCCGCCCACGTCACGGAGATCCTCGACCGCTGCGAGCGGCTGGTCGCCAACCGGCCGGAGGCCGAGCTCCTCTCGGTGAAGCGGCGCTGGTACGGGGACGACGACTAG
- a CDS encoding TRM11 family methyltransferase, with protein MARYALLTAPSSNRVYTQSAPDLVAAELSVFGERALEGRLEPAETVEFAGLPYLVFETEGGPLSDDELRVLANLSSGYALFEVTGDDLFRPIGRPGLDRFDDDLITIQKYAGKTNEHFTKLLLNVTVLATSWADQLLTRRFTVLDPVAGRGTTLNQALMYGWDAVGIELDGKDVEAYSAFLKTWLKRKRIKHTAEITPLRREGKRLGRRFDARIGDVREQPQHLALLEADTTSTRGLLKGNSIDVIVADLPYGVVHGSRTGKGLARGPQELLEESLPGWTALLRPGGALGMSWNTHVAPREDALDLLEENGLEAVDYEGFEHRVDQGINRDILVARKV; from the coding sequence ATGGCCAGATATGCGCTGCTGACGGCACCGTCGTCGAACCGGGTGTACACGCAGTCCGCACCCGACCTGGTCGCCGCGGAGCTGTCGGTGTTCGGCGAGCGGGCGCTGGAGGGGCGGCTGGAACCGGCCGAGACGGTCGAGTTCGCCGGGCTGCCGTACCTGGTCTTCGAGACCGAGGGCGGGCCGCTGTCCGACGACGAGCTGCGGGTGCTGGCGAACCTGTCCTCCGGCTACGCCCTGTTCGAGGTCACCGGCGACGACCTGTTCCGGCCGATCGGGCGGCCCGGCCTGGACCGGTTCGACGACGACCTGATCACGATCCAGAAGTACGCCGGCAAGACCAACGAGCACTTCACCAAGCTGCTGCTCAACGTGACCGTGCTGGCCACGAGTTGGGCCGACCAGCTGCTCACCCGCCGGTTCACCGTGCTGGACCCGGTGGCGGGCCGGGGCACCACGCTCAACCAGGCCCTGATGTACGGCTGGGACGCCGTCGGCATCGAACTGGACGGCAAGGACGTCGAGGCGTACTCGGCGTTCCTCAAGACGTGGCTCAAGCGCAAGCGGATCAAGCACACCGCCGAGATCACGCCGCTGCGCCGGGAGGGCAAGCGGCTCGGGCGGCGCTTCGACGCGCGCATCGGCGACGTACGGGAACAGCCCCAGCACCTGGCCCTGCTGGAAGCCGACACCACCTCGACCAGGGGCCTGCTCAAGGGCAACTCGATCGACGTGATCGTGGCCGACCTGCCGTACGGGGTGGTGCACGGCAGCCGTACCGGCAAGGGGCTCGCGCGCGGGCCGCAGGAGCTGCTGGAGGAGTCGCTGCCCGGCTGGACGGCGCTGCTGCGCCCCGGCGGCGCGCTGGGCATGTCGTGGAACACCCACGTCGCCCCGCGCGAGGACGCGCTGGACCTGCTGGAGGAGAACGGGCTGGAGGCCGTCGACTACGAGGGCTTCGAGCACCGCGTGGACCAGGGCATCAACCGCGACATTCTGGTGGCCCGCAAGGTGTGA